The following coding sequences lie in one Oncorhynchus kisutch isolate 150728-3 linkage group LG17, Okis_V2, whole genome shotgun sequence genomic window:
- the LOC109908331 gene encoding nascent polypeptide-associated complex subunit alpha isoform X2 — translation MPGETTTETVPAMELQQSQAETGSGTDSDSDDSVPDLEEQDSTQTQQAQLAAAAEIDEEPVSKAKQSRSEKKARKAMSKLGLRQVMGVTRVTIRKSKNILFVIPKPDVYKSSASDTYIVFGEAKIEDLSQQAQLAAAEKFKVQGEDRMSSIQENTQTPTVQEESEEEEVDETGVEVKDIELVMSQANVSRVKAIRALKNNNNDIVNAIMELTM, via the exons ATGCCAGGTGAAACCACCACAGAGACAGTCCCAGCAATGGAGCTGCAACAGTCCCAGGCAGAGACCG GGTCTGGCACAGATTCTGACAGTGATGACTCCGTACCAGACTTGGAGGAGCAGGACtcaacacagacacagcaggCACAG CTTGCTGCAGCAGCTGAGATCGACGAGGAGCCAGTCAGCAAAGCCAAACAAAGTAGAAGTGAAAAGAAAGCCAGAAAG GCCATGTCCAAGCTGGGCCTCCGTCAGGTGATGGGCGTAACCAGGGTTaccatcaggaagtccaagaaCATCCTGTTTGTCATCCCCAAACCAGACGTCTACAAGAGCTCTGCCTCCGACACATACATCGTTTTCGGAGAGGCTAAG ATTGAGGACCTGTCCCAACAAGCTCAACTGGCAGCAGCAGAGAAGTTcaaggtccagggagaagacagaaTGTCTAGCATCCAGgagaacacacagacacccacagtacaggaggagagtgaagaggaaGAG GTTGATGAGACTGGCGTGGAGGTGAAGGACATTGAGCTGGTGATGTCACAAGCCAACGTATCTCGAGTGAAGGCTATACGAGCGCTCAAGAACAACAACAATGACATTGTTAATGCCATCATG GAGCTGACCATGTAG
- the LOC109908331 gene encoding nascent polypeptide-associated complex subunit alpha isoform X1: MPGETTTETVPAMELQQSQAETVLRFDGSCIDKPVSLLEVTKEMADPNPTVAAEAVQDYTEKVQDKLNEEEIVSPVKEEPTTQEPTTQEQPTAVPEEDRGTAEEEVPKVAVEEQARQVVPVPEATTEEQETASEYLTPPEVVEAPEVVSVAVQQNEKASQSEEPKVKVQTNDVNGHSRSFAIHSGSGTDSDSDDSVPDLEEQDSTQTQQAQLAAAAEIDEEPVSKAKQSRSEKKARKAMSKLGLRQVMGVTRVTIRKSKNILFVIPKPDVYKSSASDTYIVFGEAKIEDLSQQAQLAAAEKFKVQGEDRMSSIQENTQTPTVQEESEEEEVDETGVEVKDIELVMSQANVSRVKAIRALKNNNNDIVNAIMELTM, from the exons ATGCCAGGTGAAACCACCACAGAGACAGTCCCAGCAATGGAGCTGCAACAGTCCCAGGCAGAGACCG TGTTGAGATTCGATGGGAGTTGTATCGACAAACCAGTTTCACTACTTGAGGTTACCAAGGAAATGGCTGATCCAAACCCCACTGTAGCTGCTGAAGCAGTTCAAGATTACACTGAGAAGGTTCAGGACAAGCTGAATGAAGAAGAGATTGTAAGCCCTGTTAAAGAAGAACCAACAACCCAAGAACCAACAACCCAAGAACAACCTACTGCTGTGCCAGAGGAAGACCGAGGGACTGCTGAGGAAGAAGTGCCAAAGGTTGCTGTAGAAGAACAAGCTAGGCAAGTAGTGCCAGTTCCTGAAGCCACCACGGAAGAGCAAGAAACTGCTTCAGAATATCTGACACCACCTGAAGTGGTTGAAGCCCCTGAGGTTGTGAGCGTTGCAGTCCAACAAAACGAAAAGGCCAGTCAGAGCGAGGAACCCAAGGTGAAGGTCCAGACTAATGATGTTAATGGTCATTCCAGGTCATTTGCTATTCATTCAG GGTCTGGCACAGATTCTGACAGTGATGACTCCGTACCAGACTTGGAGGAGCAGGACtcaacacagacacagcaggCACAG CTTGCTGCAGCAGCTGAGATCGACGAGGAGCCAGTCAGCAAAGCCAAACAAAGTAGAAGTGAAAAGAAAGCCAGAAAG GCCATGTCCAAGCTGGGCCTCCGTCAGGTGATGGGCGTAACCAGGGTTaccatcaggaagtccaagaaCATCCTGTTTGTCATCCCCAAACCAGACGTCTACAAGAGCTCTGCCTCCGACACATACATCGTTTTCGGAGAGGCTAAG ATTGAGGACCTGTCCCAACAAGCTCAACTGGCAGCAGCAGAGAAGTTcaaggtccagggagaagacagaaTGTCTAGCATCCAGgagaacacacagacacccacagtacaggaggagagtgaagaggaaGAG GTTGATGAGACTGGCGTGGAGGTGAAGGACATTGAGCTGGTGATGTCACAAGCCAACGTATCTCGAGTGAAGGCTATACGAGCGCTCAAGAACAACAACAATGACATTGTTAATGCCATCATG GAGCTGACCATGTAG
- the LOC109908333 gene encoding prostaglandin E synthase 3-like: MQPATAKWYDRRDSVFIEFLVEDSKDLQVKFEKSKLDFRCVGGIETLKHHNELDLFDSIDPNASKHKRTDRSVLCCLKKAEAGRAWPRLTKDKAKFQWLGVDFNNWKDWEDDSDEDLSSFDKFSEMMNTMGGEDGMPDLGMGGMEGLEEHDSDDEKMPDLE; encoded by the exons AT GCAGCCAGCAACAGCGAAGTGGTATGACAGAAGGGACTCCGTCTTTATTGAGTTCCTGGTAGAAGACAGCAAAGATCTACAAGTGAAGTTTGAAAAATCAAAACTTGATTTCCG TTGTGTTGGTGGGATTGAAACCCTCAAACACCATAATGAATTGGACCTTTTCGACTCAATTGATCCCAAT GCATCGAAGCACAAACGTACAGACAgatcagtgttgtgttgtctgaagAAAGCAGAGGCAGGAAGAGCATGGCCACGGTTAACAAAAGACAAGGCAAAA TTTCAATGGCTGGGTGTCGACTTCAACAACTGGAAAGACTGGGAAGATGATTCTGATGAGGATCTGTCCAGTTTCGACAAGTTCTCAGAG ATGATGAATACGATGGGAGGAGAAGACGGCATGCCAGATCTGGGCATGGGTGGTATGGAAGGTCTCGAAGAG CACGACAGCGATGATGAAA AGATGCCAGACCTGGAGTAA